The following is a genomic window from Hymenobacter chitinivorans DSM 11115.
CGCGGTTGGCGTTGTAGCCGATGCTGAACTGGGGCTTGACGAGCAGGTAGTTGGTCAGGTTGTCGGGGCTGCTGGTAGCCCCGCTGGGGTTGCCCAGGGCCATATTATCGTCGCGGCTGGTTACCACGGCCGTGGCCTTGCGCGTGGTGGCCGGTGGCAGGGAAGTGCCTTGCCCGGCGCTGCTGCTCGGGGTAGGTGCGGGGCCGGCGTTACTATTGCCCGCGGCCACGCTGCCGCCCGTCGTTTCGAGCTGCACGTCGTCTATATTGAGTCGGCCGCTGCCGCCGGTTTTGCGGATTTCCAGGCGCAGGCGGTTGGTAGTGCCCCCGCTGAAGGTATTCACCGCCAGGCGCGGGCCCTGGGTGCGCACCGGCTGCCCGATGCGGCGGAAGCTGCGCCCCCCGTCCACGCTGCCCCACAGCTCCCAGGTGCTGGCCGGGTCGTTGCCGTAGGCCGCCGCGCTGATGCGGATGCTGCGCACCCCGGCCGGGGCGTCGAAGTTCATCCGCAGCTTGCCCTGATTGCGCAGGCGGGCCGCGTGCTGCCCGTTCTTGTGGTCCTCGTCGGCTGAGCCAATCAAGGCGTCTTCAAAGTGCCAGGCCCCGGTGGTCAGCGTCTCATCGGCGGTGGAGTAGGCCCCCTTGCTACCGGCCTCGAAGGTTTCGAGCAGGCCGCTGCCCGTGGGCGTCTGGGCCGCCGGGCCGGCATTCCCCGCCGATTCCACCGGAATGGCCGGCGGACCGTCGGGCAGGGGCGGGCGGGAGGTTTCGGGTGAGGACTGGGAACAAGCCAGCAGGGCGGCGGGCAGCAGAAACAGGAGGCGGGACATAGGGCGAAGGTAATAAATGCGCGGCAGGCCGCGGTAGAGACGCCTACTTGCGTCTCAATCAACAGCAGTAGTAGCGCGAACTTTGTAGTTCGCGTGCTCCACGCCGTTAGAATCGTTGCAACGATGGTCGTTCAGCCACGCGAACTACAAAGTTCGCGCTACTGCCATTCCTGATAAGACTATTCCGCCGGGGCCGGGGGCAGGAGACTTTCCAGGGTGGCAATTTCCAGGTCCAGGGCCCGGATCCGGTTTTCGAGCAGGCTCTGGGGCAGCCGGCCGCACTTGGTCAGCTTGTGCTCCGCCACGTCGATGTGGTGCTCGTACCAGAGCCGGTCCAACCCGTCGGGGTCGTCCTGCCCAGCCGGGGGCACGGCGGGCAGCGTGGCTTGCAGCGCCCTGAGCACCGCCACCCGCCGCCGCAGCGCCGGGGCCTGGTCCCGGAGCAGGCTGAG
Proteins encoded in this region:
- a CDS encoding DNA/RNA non-specific endonuclease → MSRLLFLLPAALLACSQSSPETSRPPLPDGPPAIPVESAGNAGPAAQTPTGSGLLETFEAGSKGAYSTADETLTTGAWHFEDALIGSADEDHKNGQHAARLRNQGKLRMNFDAPAGVRSIRISAAAYGNDPASTWELWGSVDGGRSFRRIGQPVRTQGPRLAVNTFSGGTTNRLRLEIRKTGGSGRLNIDDVQLETTGGSVAAGNSNAGPAPTPSSSAGQGTSLPPATTRKATAVVTSRDDNMALGNPSGATSSPDNLTNYLLVKPQFSIGYNANRGIPTWVSWHLNRAWMGSAPRQDDFRPDPALPRGFYAVTPRSYSGSGFDKGHNCPSADRTTELDDNSATFLMTNMIPQAPNNNQRTWSSLEEWGRTQVSRGQEIYVIMGSYGKGGTGAKGFTTTLDGGRVTVPARVWKVLVILPEGSDDLNRVATQARIVALDTPNDNSVSADWSQYRVSVDAIENATGLDLLSKLPVEVQARLEAQVDQGPTR